The following are encoded in a window of Streptomyces sp. 11x1 genomic DNA:
- a CDS encoding aminoglycoside phosphotransferase family protein: MAFDDFDDQEWAATREWVAKQLPEGRAVRNWTDLRGGWTSRMRRLTLDDGTDLVLRSFVKPFFRQHAPGLLSREAEILTLLAPYDDIPTPVLHAVDPTADLTDHPSLLMSLLPGSVRVAEDADLEERLDLLAGQLVRIHAVVPDERPRTYQAWTSPDRATTPGGPLWERAVDVIRREAPAYEGCFLHRDFHPGNVLFTGAGAGGHGELRIGGVVDWVETSWGPADLDVAHCSTTVALLYGAEYGLGFRARYEARGGRRLSQDRDHLYWLLLDALGYAPDAEKLARPWRELGRTDLTPEVLATRLEAYVGGVLERYA, encoded by the coding sequence ATGGCGTTCGATGATTTCGATGATCAGGAATGGGCGGCGACCCGTGAGTGGGTGGCCAAGCAGCTCCCCGAGGGCCGCGCCGTACGGAACTGGACCGATCTGCGCGGAGGTTGGACGTCGCGGATGCGCCGGCTGACCCTCGACGACGGGACGGATCTGGTCCTGCGGTCGTTCGTGAAACCGTTCTTCCGGCAGCACGCGCCGGGGCTGTTGAGCCGCGAGGCCGAGATACTCACCCTGCTCGCCCCGTACGACGACATCCCCACACCCGTCCTGCACGCCGTCGACCCGACGGCCGACCTCACCGACCACCCCTCGCTGTTGATGTCCCTGCTGCCGGGGTCCGTGCGGGTGGCGGAGGACGCCGACCTGGAGGAGCGGCTGGACCTGCTCGCCGGACAGCTCGTCCGGATCCACGCGGTCGTGCCCGACGAACGGCCTCGCACCTACCAGGCCTGGACCTCGCCCGACCGGGCCACCACGCCCGGGGGCCCGCTGTGGGAACGGGCCGTGGACGTGATCCGGCGGGAGGCTCCCGCGTACGAGGGGTGTTTCCTGCACCGGGACTTCCATCCGGGGAACGTGCTGTTCACGGGTGCGGGCGCGGGCGGGCACGGGGAACTGCGGATCGGCGGGGTCGTGGACTGGGTGGAGACCTCGTGGGGGCCGGCGGATCTGGATGTGGCGCACTGCTCGACGACCGTGGCGTTGTTGTACGGCGCCGAGTACGGGCTGGGGTTCCGTGCGCGGTACGAGGCGCGCGGTGGGCGCCGGCTGTCCCAGGACCGGGACCACCTGTACTGGCTGCTGCTGGACGCCCTCGGGTACGCGCCCGACGCGGAGAAGCTGGCGAGGCCCTGGCGGGAGCTGGGCCGGACGGATCTGACGCCGGAGGTGCTGGCGACGCGGCTGGAGGCGTATGTGGGCGGGGTGCTGGAGCGGTACGCGTAG
- a CDS encoding PspA-associated protein PspAB codes for MGLLDILLGRTKPVAPDLDRLFALPSAAVALEAAASLTPTGTGAVCFATVEGAAFDGVRREVRALLDADAGRTGPPVGIERDEYGYSWLVSRRDPRDLPALVSDLHAVNSALEGGGFGPQLLCSVVGFRRQGAGGDANASSGADASDGDGDGDGVRLGIVYLYKRGTFYPFAPLPGGGQRRDNALELRVRAVLGEELRIEPELSRWFPIWGAPGL; via the coding sequence ATGGGGCTGCTGGACATCCTCCTCGGCCGTACGAAGCCGGTCGCACCCGACCTGGACCGGCTCTTCGCCCTCCCCTCGGCCGCCGTCGCGCTGGAGGCCGCCGCCTCCCTCACCCCGACCGGCACGGGCGCGGTGTGCTTCGCGACGGTCGAGGGCGCGGCCTTCGACGGCGTACGCCGGGAGGTGCGGGCCCTGCTCGACGCGGACGCGGGGCGGACCGGGCCGCCGGTCGGGATCGAGCGGGACGAGTACGGCTACTCGTGGCTCGTCTCCCGGCGGGATCCGCGGGACCTGCCCGCGCTGGTGAGCGACCTGCACGCGGTCAACAGCGCCTTGGAGGGCGGTGGGTTCGGGCCGCAGCTGCTGTGCTCGGTCGTCGGGTTCCGGCGTCAGGGCGCGGGCGGGGACGCCAATGCGTCCTCCGGTGCGGATGCCAGTGACGGTGACGGTGACGGTGACGGTGTGCGGCTCGGGATCGTCTATCTCTACAAGCGCGGGACGTTCTATCCGTTCGCTCCGCTGCCCGGTGGCGGGCAGCGGCGGGACAACGCGCTGGAGCTACGGGTCCGGGCCGTGCTCGGGGAGGAGTTGCGGATCGAGCCCGAGCTGAGTCGGTGGTTCCCGATCTGGGGCGCCCCGGGGCTGTGA